The genomic window TTGGCAACAAGACAATCTCACCAAAGTTAAGTCTGAATAGATCTAGTCAGTCGGCATGAAGACAATTAAACAACTCCAAAAGGCCAGTCTTGATGATATCCCAAaaattctgatagaattctgcggggaaaccatctgggcctggagctttgttatgttccatttggaacaccgcCGCTCTCACCTCCTCTTATGAGAAGCTCGATAGGGTACTCATGGACACCGAATGGGAACTAAAATTTCCTATGGTAACCGTGCGAGCCCTAGAGCGTATCGAGGCATTATCAGATCATGCACCCATCATTCTGGATTCTAACTCTATGAACCCAGCAGCCCGTCgccctttcaaatttgaattgggatgGCTGCATCTGGATGGATTTGTAGACATAATCAAGAATGTTTGGGAGAAGCCCGCCGTTGGTCGCACACCTATTCAGAGATGGAACTTTAAAATAAGGGCCATGAGGCAACACCTcgctggatgggcaaaacacaccaacgggatatataaaaaagaaaaacaacggcTCTCTACCATTATTGACGACCTCGACAAGATTGCAGAGACACGCACCTTATCTCAACAAGAGATTGAATTAAAAAATCAATCTAATGAGAAGGTCGCCCGTCTTTTGCGAGAAGAGGAGATCAAATACTACCAGAGATCTAAAGCTGATCTCATATTGATGGGTGATAGTAATACAAGATACTTCCAATTGATCGCTAATGGGCGACATAGGAAAAAATGTATTTACAGTCTCCAACAAGATGAGGGGCTGATCGAAGGTCAGGAGGAGCTCAAAAAGTATATCACCAAATACTATAAATCGTTGTTCGGCACGCCGGCTGAGGGGAACTTCACCCTTGATGAGACCCGAACAGATGATATTTCACAAGTCACGGCAGAAGAAAACGGTCGTTCGTGTATACAGGGCTCCTTCGGCTTGGCTCCGAAATCTTTATATTCACACTTTCGACGGGATGTTTTCCACGCCTCTTAAAAAAATTACGGGTCGAAGCCGTTTAAGAATTATATTCGGGTCGCTTTTTCACCGAAAACTGTAAACCGGCTGTTGTTTTACAGTTTCGTGCGTTATACAAAGGTTTGCTAGGGATGGCCAAAGGACAAAGTTTCACCTGCAGCGCGCGGAACCGCTCACCGCCGCGGTTGCATGCCCGCGTAAAACACGAGCTCCTGTGCAGTGCTCCATCCCCGCCGAAAGAAACAACAGTACGGCACCGTCCGTCAACACTGATAGATACCGATCGGTCATCGGTCTGATCCACCACCTTCCGGAAACCTCTTGCACCAAGTTGCGTCGGCGCACTCCCTCCTCCCACATCTCCTCGCCTCCAATCCCCTACCACCAAGCCGACCGCGTGTGTGCTTTGTCGTGCAAACGATGGAGCAGGGGAGCAAGAATCCGGACGACCCCGGTCAGCTTCCGCTCCCCTGCGCCAGCGGCTGCGGCTTCTTCGGCTCCCCGGACACCGACGGCCTCTGCTCCAAGTGCTTCCGCGACAGCCTCCGCGGCGCCGAGGCCCAGGCCCAGCTGCAGGCGTCCGCGGAACcccaagcggcggcggcgacgtccaaggaggcagaggaggagggggcgcggagGGCAAAGGCAAAGGGCAGGTGCGCGTCGTGCGGGAGGAAGGTGGGCCTGATGGGATTCGAGTGCCGATGCGGCGGCGTGTTCTGCGGTGAGCACCGCTACTCGGACCGACACGACTGCTGCTACGACTACAGGGGCGCCGGCCGCGACGCCATCTCCCAGGCCAACCCCGTCGTCAGGGCTGACAAGGTCGACAAGTTCTGAGCTCTTAAGTAGGGTTCCCTCGGCTCCAATTATGGATCGATGGTGTGGTACGTGCGATCAATGGATTGTACTCCTGAATTCCGGATACAGAATCCAAATGTGCGATTCTGTCATTCTGTGTGGTTTCTTTCGCTAGCACACGTGTTGCATTTCCCTGtgttctttttgtttttgtttagctGTGTCACTCTGTATGCTACTCGTTTCACTGTTCCACAAGATCGTGTGATCTTGGCATGCATGGTACTATCACTGAAGATGGTTATTCAGTCAATTTCTACTAGCATGTCTGAAGCCTGAACAGGAGAGCAAAAATTATCGGGTAGTATGTGCTACTGATGTGAAAAGCGAATGCTCTATCATTTCCACCCAAATAGGCAAGGGAAATTTATACAAGTTTACAAAGCGTGTTATGCCACTCGCGCCCTTGGTATATTAGTATAATGCTATATTAAAGTAATTCTGCGAAATGATCAAGTAGCGCATCTGGTGTAGTGGTATCATAGTACCCTCCCACGGTACTGACCAGGGTTCGATTCCCTTGATGCGCAAATCATTTTTTTCCGTTTCCTGTTTTCCATGCGTATTCCCTGTTATGTCATATATGTCCGACAATAAAAATAGTCCTCACTAATCTTGGTATTTTTAATTTAACAAAgcattttcatttatttattttcatcTTCTCTACTACTAATAAACAATCAAACTTTTTCTTTCTTAAATACACCTCAGGAAACGTACACAACTAGATTAGTACCATCAGATCATCCCTCTTAAGTAAATCTTAACTGTCAGGATTAATCCAATCCTGAGACGGTGTGCACTTAGCAATTACCGCAGGCTGACCGTGCTCCACCGGGTGAAGAAATATCCACGTCCTACGTCCGCAACCCTCAGCGCCAAATGTCCCGCAAAGAAAAACTTAGGGCAGAAAAAAgtctcacgccgccgccgccatcgtttgcctgcgccgccgccaccgccaccgtttgCCCGCGCCACCGCCCTTCCCGCGACGCCCCACCAGGCTACCACAACAGGACCTGCCCAGGCGTGCTCTTGATTCACCGGTCTTCCCTGCTGGCCCTCCCCTTGGCCCCATATTTGTCTTCGATTCGCCTCTGCTCGATGAAGGACGACATCAGCCTTGACCAAGGACTGTAGAGGTGGATCCATGTGCGTGCTTCCTCCACTAATCACCCCCCTACTCTTGACCACTCACCCTTCTCCTTGATATATTTATTCCTTTGTTGCCAAGCTGCTGGTCGAATCTCACCTAATCGGGCTTGTTGCGTGCTTGTGAACTGACAGGATCTACCAGCCCCGGTAAGGACGTATGAGGATGGTGGCGCCGTGATGTGGGATGAGGATCAAGGGCCGGGCACCTATGAGGATGGATGGGATCGACTTGCTGTCGACGAAAGACGAGATCAAATAGCAGTTATCTTTTCGGAGGGACGGATCGACCCCACTGTCGAGATATGGATGCGGGCATCTTCCGTGCGCGGTTTTGCGTATGCTTGAGCTGTAAGCTCTCTGCTAGCTCTAGAAAATTGCTGATTCATTTGGTGATTCATCTTTGTTACTGATCATCGTAGTGCTTATCGAATGATATTATGATAATGGAGCTTATTTCAGTTAGAAACGTTGTTAGCTCTGCCTCTCATGTAGTCTTTCTTGTATGCATGGATGGGGCTGAACATTCATAAGCAGAAGATTCTTAATTTAATTGGATCAAATTGTTTCATATAATCTTCCCTATGATGACTTCAGGCTGCATGGCTCCACTGTGTACTCTGTTTTGCAGAGATTCCATAGGCAGGTTTGGCTATGCAGGTTTCTCCTGTCCATATGTAGCTCGGGTCAATTTAGAGCTTTCGTAGCCATTACCGGAGCTACAAGAAACCACCATGTCTTCTATATCGTTCTGACTACTGGGTTGCTGCAACAAGTCGCTATTGGTCATGATTGATTCTTGTGTTAAAGGTGTGATCTTGATATGGCCACTTATCAATCTTGTGCTGGTTCATGGTGATGATTCCAATATGTTCTGTGATTTATTCGGTTTATGGCTAAGGAAGTGATGATTTTATTACCTCTTAGATGCACAACATTTCACACTTGACATCAGGATGAGGCATATGCCCAATCCACTTCTGTCCTGACCTGGAACTGTACCCACCAGCTATACATTGTGCAATATTAACCCTCATATTTCATGAGATTTTGATCAAATTGCAATTTCGGGTCTGTCGGCTATACCGTCAACTGGTGATTTCTTTTTTAAGTATTCCCTCTGTaatgaaatataagagcgtttagatcactactttagtaatctaaacgccaCCATATTTCTTTACGGGGAGTACATTCTTATTCCTTTTCAATTATTTTCTCTTGATGCTCTAGGCCTTAGCTGAACTCTTAACATATGTTTTTCTATTTGATTCCGATCTCTCTGCCATTACATGGGACATTGGGCATATATCACACATTGTTTTGGTAGCAGTTATAGTTGATTATTATCAATAGTCAGCTCTAAAACATTTGGAACGGCTCAAGCACTATTTAAAGTGTTGCTTATGAGTCCCCCCATGAAGATACCTATCAACAACTCTGCTCTGTACTGTTACTTCTGTAGCACTGAATGCCATGCTAAATCTTACTATTTTGCAGGATAATGTCCCTGAGTATATAAACCTGTTAGCTTTCCTTAATTGTTTAGAGAAAGATAATAGCGATTACGTTGGCACTGCTCATGCCATCCTATCTTACATGATTTTGTTGGATGGTTCAGTTATTGTGATTTCTCAAGTTAGGCATGGTATGTTTCCTCAACATTGGGTGTGTGTTTGTTTTCGGCTGTGCCTAAATATTGGTGTTTATATCGCAACGAAGTTGATGCATTACAAAATTTCTGATTTTCTCTAATTTAATGGCATTTTCTCCTCCTTGTAGAAGATGGTTCTAAGTGGGCTACTGAAACAACGGCAATATTCCAAGAAGGCTAAGAACATGGAGAGCACAAGGAACATATTCCTAATCAGGCAACAACCTTCTTTGATACATTATTTGTTCATCGGAAGTCCTTGAAGAAGGATGGATACAACAGATGCAGAGATCTACAGGTTGTTTCCGGGCATATTGGAGATGTCACAATAAATGTTCAGCCTTGTTATCTGCAGAAAAATAAATGATTGTCTGGTTTGGTTTTGGATTATTAGAAGTTCCAGTCATGTCATGAATCATGAGTAAGTTTGTAAAATTCTTTCTTATGAGGCCTGATAGATTGTCATTCAGTATGCTGCTGCCACTTAGTAATGTAACCTCATAAGAGGTGGAGAGTATTTATTCTCAGGATGAGAGCAATAATTAGATTTTCCTTTAATGCTAAAACATTATCTTGGATTTTTGTACAAAATAATATGACTGATGTTACTCTTTGTTCTCTATTATAAGATATAGACATGGGAGTTATCTTAGAAAACTCAATTACGATAATCGAATAAGGAGATTTGTAAACATGTTTTTATATGAATTTCAAGGTCTTAACATGCATGAATGATCTTGCCGGATGATGCTGACTTATTTTTGTAAATTTGAACGTAATTCATCATACTACATCAGTAAGAAGCATATATGATTTCATTCCTACTGTTTGCTATTTGTGTACCACACAATTGTCGTGCTTCTGGTTGATGACGACTGTCAATTCAAAACTCTTCTTATACGCCATGTAAACCCATTTCATTATGTGAGATTTATCTTTGTAATGGATTAGAATATTTTTCGTGCTATTTTTTTAAACAAATGAAGAAGAGAAGATATTTAAAAAAATCTGGAGACAATATTAGTGTACATATAACTTCAATATATAGAAAAAGTGGCTTATTTAGTGTATATATTTGCATTAATTGAGACGTGCGTGCACGTGCAAACTTACTAGTAAATGAAAAGGAATCGGAAGCAACAAGTTAATACTTAATGCTAGTATACTGGCCACACGGCATTTCATGTTTTCTACGTGATTACCCTTTTGTGTGATATTTCAGTTAAGAATAATTGTCCTCATTCTTTGCTTTTTTAAATTAAAAAGCGTTTCATTTATTTCTTTCAATTAAAGAAGCATTATATAATTTTTACAAAGCAACAACTAAAACATAAATGAAataaaattgagacacttattttaggatggATGGAGTAAACTTACCATGTGGAACACAACTCTAGACTTGAACATCATAAGATCAACGAGCAAAGGCTATCATTTTTTTTTCAGTTTCTTGTTTTCCATGCCCTTTCTCCTCCTCTTTCATGTGATATTTGGGTCAAGAAAAATAATCCTCATTCATCATCTACTTCCCTATTTACTGACGGGCCTCTTcatcaatttccattaaagaaattgCAATATAATTTTTACAAAGCATCAACCAAAACATAAATGAGAAGGAATCAGAAGCAACAACTTAATAGTTCCTTCTTCCCATATTATTTGGCGTGTTAGATTTAGCACGGAGATTAGCGCACACCCAATCTTTGCTTCAGCCATCGTATAGATTGCAGAGGGaggcatccacaactcaaaaaataAAAGGAGGGAGGTAGCCACGATTTTCTTTGACCAAGTCTTGGTTGAATAATTTAGTACCAAATGAAGATTGCCCCCAGCGCCTAACAAATCGGGATTGCATGCGAAAGCTAGTACGCCTAATAATATGGGAATGAGGGAGTaccatgtacaatggttgataagatagtcttatcttaagttttgcatgtaaattagagatgacaagaaaacatgtctacaatgggtcatctcatagtcttatcttcaataattaattattcctaaaaacatgatgaaacaaattgtgctaagagatcatctcttgtcttctcttaaataagagaagacaagccttatcTTATGATTTCTCTTTCCTCTACCTCACCATTTATCCTACGTGACATTCTTAAGATAAAACCATTGTACACGCCCTAAAGTGGCCACGCAATGGTTCCTGTTTTTCATGCGCTTTCCCTTACATGTAATTCCATGCGTTTTCCCTTACATGTGATATTACGGTCAAGAAAAATAGTGTTCACTAGTCATTGTTTTTTTAATTTAACAAAGTTGAtttccataaaaatcaacaaccaAAATATAAATGAAAATGAACAATAAGGAACAACTTAATACTATTACCTCCATTAATTTTGTACTAAATCAAGTAAAAAACTTTGTATTAAatctgcgacacttattttgggagaGAGAGAGTAGTAAACTAGTCACGCAACGTTTCCTGTTTTCCATGAGATTTTCTTTTTCCGTTTCCCATTTCTCATGTGCATTCCCTTTCATGTGATATTTCGGTCAAGAAAACTAGTCCTCATTAATCTTCGGTTTTTTAATGTAACAAAACCTTTTCATTGATTTCCATCCATTAAAGAAATTTCCATATAATTTTTACAAATTAATAAACAAAGCATAATGCAAAGGAACCAAAAGCAACAACTTAGTACTAGTAAGCTGGCCACACAATGTTTTATGTTTTACATGCAATTTCCCTTTTGTGTGATATTTTACTTAAGGAAAATAGTCCTCATTCGTCGCTTTTTAATTTTAACAAGTCATTTTATTGATTTCCTTCCATTGAAGAAACATTATGTAATTTTACAAAGCAACAACTAAAACATGACTGAAAAGGAATCAGAAGCAACAACATAATAGTAAACTTGCCACACAGAAAACAAATCTAGACCTGAACACCATAAGATCAACGAGCAAAGGCTATCAATTTGCTCTCTCGTTTTTCATGCGCTTCCCCCTTTCAGGTGATATTTTGGTCAAGGAAAATAGTCCTCATTAATGTTAGTCTTTTTACTTAATATTTTAATGACACGCCTTGTCGTCGATTTCCACTATAGAAATCACCATATAAGTTTTTAGAACGCAACAACTAAACATAAATGAAAAGGAACCGGAAGCAACAACCTAATAGTAAACTAGCTACGCAGAACACAACTCTAGACTTGAACACCATAAGATCAACAAGCAAGGATTAtcaacatggcaacattattttggccaacgcaaccaagaaaatGACAAGGTGCGAACTGAGCATAGTGTACATGGTTAGCTTCTTTGTGGTGAAATCAGCCCACCAGAGTTTGAGTCCTAAAATTGGCACTGATGCTCGCTATTTCCTGGATTTGTTCCAGGATATTCGGTGATGTTCGTTCAGTGAGAGCAGACGTTCCCGTCAACTACGATGTGTCTATGTTGAATTTGTCAATCTCAGGAGATTGTGTCAGCGCAGTaccttgaaggtgctcatagggttaGGGTGTGTATGTGTGTTCATATGGGTGATTGTATCTGCGTGTACGTGAACATCTGCAATTGTATCGTGTTACAAAATACAAATGATAGGGTCCCCACAAACAAATGGGTCAGAAAATCCAATAGTTTAACAATACACATGCAATTACTGAAACCACACCATCTAGCAAGAACCAGGATATCCCCGCAGCGAGAGAACATCCACTAGAAGATGTAGCAATTTTTAATCCATCATAATTCTCCTAACCAAAGAATTCTATTCATGGTTTCTATCATAAATCTCCTCGAGCACTTCTTTTGTCGTCTCCACACCTTGTTCAGTACTTCCTTATCTCAATTTTTCTGCAAAATACTCACAAGTTGTATATTACCTGAAATCTCCTATCAAAGCATGCACTATTTGTAGTTTTCAAATAGTCCAGCAAATGCCCCTCCCCCCTCCCGAACTAGTATTCTTTGATTTCTATGGAATATTTTAATCCATCTGTCAACCAGATCACTGATTCTCTAGATACCTTTGCAATGCAAAAGCACACATCACCACATACCAAACCAGTGTAGCAACACTACATTAAAATAAGGATGATTAAGATGCTATTTCTAAGCATCAATCATAGCAAATTTGTTGTTTTATGTGGAAGTTTCAGCTTCCATATGGACCATTATCAAACCAGTGTAGAAGCTTTCAAGTGTAAGTACATGTCCTTCACCACAAATATCATTTTTCTTTAGAGTCAAAATCACACTGTCCATGCAACCTTTCAACTCCGCCATATCTACCAGATGTTTCGAACCTTCGCATGGATCTGAACTTTCATTATGTAGGGTTCTTCTAAACTCCACTCCATCAATCCCTTTGTTTTTAATAAACTGCACAACACTATTCTGGTGAAGGTAGGGTTATATAATCTAGGAAATTGACTAGCTAGAGATTTATCTCTTAGTCCCACATCATCGTAGAATAATGTTTTCACCCCATCTCTGAATTCTCTTTTGGCAAAAGCCTGAAATGTATGGTTAACATTCACGAGACTTATCTTTGCAAAAGGAAACATTCACGAGACTTTACAAAAAGTGAGAGCCACCAACACCATCCCTCCACCCTGAGAGAGTTTTTACATATTTCCTTGATAACTAGAACATAAAAGCGCATCTTGCCGCACCCGGCCGTTCCAAAAAATAATGATaaaaaa from Triticum aestivum cultivar Chinese Spring chromosome 3B, IWGSC CS RefSeq v2.1, whole genome shotgun sequence includes these protein-coding regions:
- the LOC123065521 gene encoding zinc finger A20 and AN1 domain-containing stress-associated protein 2 → MEQGSKNPDDPGQLPLPCASGCGFFGSPDTDGLCSKCFRDSLRGAEAQAQLQASAEPQAAAATSKEAEEEGARRAKAKGRCASCGRKVGLMGFECRCGGVFCGEHRYSDRHDCCYDYRGAGRDAISQANPVVRADKVDKF